GGGCTACGGAAGAATTGGATCTGTTGTTGTGCTCAATGAATATAGTGAGGTCATCACTTTTGGAGTGGTGACACTCTAGATAAGATAGTCCATCTTGTACAACCTTTGGTAGTGTGAATTATATTGTACATGCATGGGTCAGAAACGAAAGGCTGTTAAACTGTATACATGCATGAGTTTGaattgaaaagaaaaaactcAGGAGACGAATCCACAATTAAGGGGCATGATGGTGATCTGATGCCGGGTTAATGCCGTCATACTCCTCTTGACTTGTCCATCGCGCAGAACATCATTCCAAGCTTTTCCACGAACCAACTCATCCGGTGTTCATTTCTCTTTGCCGACTGCATCCATCTCAGCCCAACATTCTCATTTTCGCAAGATCCCATCTACAGCCTCATTGGGGCATCATCAACACACTAACATCTCACATCCCTCTCTATTGCACCATGTCTACAAACACCGCCTCTCCTCCTGTCGACGTTGCATCTCTCTCAGTAAAGTCCAACGACCCTCGAGACCAGCAACTAGTTATCAGACAGATGACTCCTGATATTATTACTTTTTCGGTGCCCTTCGTATGTGTCTTCAAGCCTGATTTCTACGATTGTTCTGACCGAATCAGACCCGATCTGGTTTTCTACCCATTGGTGGTCGTTCAACTGCCATTCGTCTCTCTCGTCCTTCCAAACCAATCGTCACCCAAAATGCCATCCAACCGCATCCTCAATCAGCTCCTTCAGATGTAGTCTTTGTCTATGCCTCTCATCCTTTGACTGCGGCTACTAAAGAAGCACTCAATACCTTGGGCGAAGTAAAATGGTTGGTCACTCCTGATGGAGAACATGGAATGTACATCCAGGAATACGTCGACCATTTCCCCGGAGCACAGTGAGTCTCTAGCTTTGCCAATTAGATATCACCTATAACCCACTCTATCATAGGGCAATTGGTGTTGAACGTTACAAGGAACAGAAGCCTGGCATTCAATGGGCCGGCCTCTTTGGTCAGAATGTCGATGGCGAGACTAAAAAATATGGTTTTGAGCCTGAGATCAGTCTGCATCAAGTATCAGCTCACGTTAACCATGAGCTCACCGCCATTCACCACCCTTCCGGTACCTTACTTGAAGGTGATATGCTGTTCAACTTGCCTCCGACAGAGCAGTATAGCAGGGCTGGCGGATTGCCCACACTTTTCAAGTTCTTTGGGAGCGGTGGCTCATTGAGTCCGGGAGGCAAGGTGCATGCCAGTATGGCTAGTGGAGTTACAAAGAATAAGGAGTGAGTGACTTCTTGTTGAGGAAATTGGCACCAAGCTGATAGGAGAGCACAgcttgttgaagaaggaattggCGCCGATCAACGCTGCCAAATGGGACAGAATTATTCCTTGCCATGGAGAAGTCATTGAGACAGACGGGAAAGTCCAATGGAACAAGGTGTGGGGCAAGTTTTCGTAAATGTTGTATACTTGTAGACCTTCAGAACAATGGGCAATCGATGGGGAAAGAGTAATAACCATTCATGTCATGAATATAATATCACTGTATTGCTAAATTATGGACACAATGGCCAAGAAGATTAACATTGAAACTCGTTGAAGTCATTACAATCATAAATAGAATTACACCATAgtcatcttttcttccacgCCTACTTCTGCAACTCAAaactcttttcttcaaacGCCTTCGCCAGATCTTTCACGCTTCCTGTTCTCGACCTCTGCAGGCCCGACACAGTGTTAGGTAATTTTATCGGCTCTTTGGGTGGCGGTGGAACAGCTATTCTCATCTGCGCCTGCGGAAAAAGCTTTGCGATTGCTGACGAACGCTGGCTCAGTGATGGCTCGAGTGGTGGGTAAAGCCTGCTCGAACTCGAATCCGAAATGTaggagaaagaggtggatgCGAGAGCTGAGCTTGAGCGTGACGTCGATGGGAGGGAAGCTGCAGCTGCGAAATTGGGTGTAGAAATTGAGCGAGTAATGACCCCAGCACGGGCTGGAGCAGATTGAGAAGCGACAGTGAGGGATGGTGGTACCCCTTCGGACCTTGcaacctccttcatctgcaTAGCCGCGTTATCTTTCTCGTACGTAGCTTCGaactccttcatcaacccTTtacccttcatcttcacaTCGGACATCCTATCAGCCTTGTTTGCTCCTCCACCCCATACAAAACCCAGCATCCTCTTGATGGTGGAGGGCGGTTCTTCCACCGGAGGTCCGCAACGGAGCATAGGGAAAGGGGTATGGGCAGTCTTACTAGAGATGTCGATCGCATCAAGGTTCTTTCGGGCCTTCTTTTGTGCAGGAGTATCGATGATGGTAGACAAGGAGGTATCCTTGTTCTGGATACGGTTGAGTCGACGTTCAATAGCCTGTACTCGAAGAAGCACTAATTCCCTGTGCAATTAATTAGCATTGTTTCCTTCCAACGTACAAAGCTGCAACTTACTTATCCCACTCTACATTGTCCGCCTTTGatccttcaccttccaaaAACTTGTCTACTACACGCTGAGCATCCCATGGTTTCGCCTCGGCACGAGGATTGCTCCCGAATGTTGCTCTCTTAGCCCAAGAGACAAGTCCCCCCGGTAGAGTTTtcatttctctttcctttatCCAGGCCTCTTTCTCAGACCGATACATCTTTTCAAGGCGTTTCCACTCGGACACACCCCAGCTATTCGCTCGCTCTTTTGCCTTCCCTTTGGCCGTACCAGGAGTATTCATGTGAGCAAGGGACGCGCGGGAGTGATGGTAAATGTGGGGGAGAGGGGAGTGAGGCCTTTTTATTGGCGTCTTCACGTACCCGCCGGGAACAGGGTAGTCTTCCGTCGTAAAGGTCGCCACTGACATCTCTCTCTCGCCTCTGGTTTCCCTTAATACCTCCAAGTCGCGAGATAACGACATCGCCCGACTCATGGATCGACTGCGACTTCTTCGCTGAGAGACAATTTCGAGTTCGGCTTCATGCAAAAGATCTCGTttgttgagaagagaagaatgtGACAGATTTGAAGTGTCAGATACATCTGGACTTTGACGAGAAAGAACACCGTGTTCAATATATGAATGATTCTGTCAAGTTTGAGAGTCAGTAAGTGGAATCGCATGAATGCGAAGGGCACCTACAAGTTTGAGTATCGCCGCAGCCCTAGCAGCCGCCTTGGGGTCCAAGCTTGATACTTCCACCACGGACTTAAAACTGTTGTCACCctcattttcatctctaGCTACAGCTGCAAGCTCCTCGTGAAGTGACCTCCGAGGTTTTTTGATCTGGACAGAGTTGCTCATTTCATTGTCTTGTGAGCTTCCTGATGTATCGCACTCGGCGTCTGACTTATGAGGCTCATGTtcgtctttttcctttgctGGGTCCTCAGCCTTCTCATCAACCTGTACGCTCTCCATTTCATTGGGATCACCTCGAGAAGGCGAACTGGAGGGTATAACTTGTTGAGAGAGCTTGGAATGCCCAACCGTTTTTTTCGCGAACATTTTCTCCAAAGTAGGTATGCATTGGGGGGTATTTTCGCCGGCGATACCGAACACCGAACGCTCATTGGAAATTGCGGTTGGATTTGAGCTATTTTGATGAAGTGGTGTGGATGTGATAAAACTTGTACCAATTGACAGCGGGGAATCAAGATTGTTGAGAGATGGATACAAAGTATCGGAGGGGGTTGCTGGAGCAGAAGGGGGGACGTAAGGTGTGGACGGGGCAGGTGCGCTAAGCTTAGTAACTACCTGCTTATGGGGTCTGGGGGCAGTAGGGGTGTGCCGTTGGTGCGTTTTCTGACATGGATTTGAGACTGACCCCGATATAAGTCGAGAAGGTGCTGGTGTCCGCCGTGACTGCATCGATGGTTCCCTTGCAG
This region of Cryptococcus neoformans var. neoformans B-3501A chromosome 10, whole genome shotgun sequence genomic DNA includes:
- a CDS encoding hypothetical protein (Match to EST gb|CF192220.1|CF192220); the protein is MSTNTASPPVDVASLSVKSNDPRDQQLVIRQMTPDIITFSVPFTRSGFLPIGGRSTAIRLSRPSKPIVTQNAIQPHPQSAPSDVVFVYASHPLTAATKEALNTLGEVKWLVTPDGEHGMYIQEYVDHFPGAQAIGVERYKEQKPGIQWAGLFGQNVDGETKKYGFEPEISLHQVSAHVNHELTAIHHPSGTLLEGDMLFNLPPTEQYSRAGGLPTLFKFFGSGGSLSPGGKVHASMASGVTKNKDLLKKELAPINAAKWDRIIPCHGEVIETDGKVQWNKVWGKFS